Within the Mugil cephalus isolate CIBA_MC_2020 chromosome 1, CIBA_Mcephalus_1.1, whole genome shotgun sequence genome, the region gagactgaggtttgTCTATTTCTCCTGagaatcatcaaatcatttttctattttctatcagattgtggacagcagagatggttctaaaactgaagtgttgctcattggttctgaaaccagagacagaaactcagcaggaaactggaagaactgggaaTAAACTTAGAGTCAGATCTAAGGTCTGAGGTTCACgttaaaaacatgaacatgtcacAGTGTCAAGTTAAGAACATTATTAGTTGGTTttgcacatgtacatttttGCAATGAAGGTGTCCACAGGGTGCAAAATGCATCACAAGAGTATAAATTCATGCAACCAGCTGTAACTGGTTAAAGTCACATACTTCATTCCTCTGGTTATTTGGTGGATTatctcattgtgtttttctatgtATCGCCTCAGACATGTCCCCTAATGACATGGATCATACTAAACTAaaattctgataagaactgagtcttaCTACGTACGTCAGGCTAAGGTTACTGTGACTGTCTTACGTCcagataaacaaaataaacagataaataactCTGCTCCACCTACAGGTCAAATGATAGAACTGcaggaataaacagcatttaaaatccacacagtagATAATAGAGAATATGTTCTGGACAAGTTAGAGTCTGACTGTTCACaatctggacttcacctccttTTTTACTCAGATATATAAactaaaggagaagaagaagaaactgcagaaggaactggagaccagaaacaaagagatggaggagacaaaagataaggtgaagaacacaacacaacacaacacataagaacacaacacaacacataagaacacaacacaacacaacacataagaacacaacacaacacataagaacacaatacaacacattagaacacaacacaacacaacacataagaacacaacacaacacaacacaacacataagaacacgaTACAACACAttagaacacaacacaacacataagaacacaacacataagaacacaacacaacacataagaacacaatacaacacataagaacacaacacaacacaacacataagaacacaacacagcacaacacataggaacacataagaacacaacacaacacaacacataagaacacaacacaacacataggaacacataagaacacaacacaacacataagaacacataagaacacaacacaacacataagaacacaacacaacacataagaacacaacacagtacaaaacataagaacacaacacaacacataagaacacataagaacacatcacaacacataagaacacaacacaacacataggaacacataagaacacaacacaacacaacacacaagaacacaacacaacacaacacacaagaacacaacacaacacataagaacacataagaacacaacacaacacaacacataagaacacaacacataagaacacaacacaacacaacacataagaacacaacacataagaacacaacacaacaaaacatagaagaacacaacacaacacaacacataagaacacaacacaaaacacataagaacacaacacaacacaacacatcacataagaacacaacacaacacaacacataagaacgcaacacataagaacacataagaacacaacacaacacaacacataagaacacaacacataagaacacaacacaacacaacacataagaacacaacacaacacaacacaacacattagaacacaacacaacacagaagaacacaacacaacatagaaGAACACATGGATGTGGACTAAGACCagaaagacagattttaaacatgttttattgataaatcaactcttttcttctttgctatgaagcattttcatctgtttctattAAAGGTCTTTCAGAGTTTTTCTTTACTCATCCTGACGTTTGTCTGTCAGCACATGTTTCATGAATCCTACGtagaaacttctttttttttcttttacaactaaactaaatgtttctcttcatgtttctccagagagagaaatccagtacagaggttcttctttttactaagaatcatctgctgtaactttttattcaactttaacaaacatccttcctgaaaacagccaaacctcccactagaaacatgatgttaactaagagcagaaagacttgtcattgtctgtctgtctttgattggtttctaaagctcctcatgttctaggtcctacctcctcatcacatttatgtttaatgatgaaaagttctctgaatgattgagagatagaacatgaagctgactgacgtgaaaggactaatctgtggatgtcgtctcctcccaaacctgaacaaacacagaacagcagcagctcagacagtcaggagacgtTAAGAGACGTTACTGCGGTCGTTGGCTCTGACTGCAACTTTATCAGTGTGATGAACTGgtctgatcaggtgatgttgtttcatttatttattttttatagaaaaTATTGACGGAACAGatttaatagacaccaacattcatgtgttcctgtctctgtgtctcattcttcttcttgtgtttcatttccgtcctgcaggacaaaccactgggaggacgtcagttaaaagtccagatcaacaataatgaacccatcacatacacatttgatccGTCAGTGGAACTCAAGGCTGGAAAGTCtgttactgtgagtctttgtagatgtttcattgatgttgttatattttccattttcttatgtttccttcagtttttcaaattattattttgtgactgtgactctgtgacctttggatttacaACATTTACAGTTATACCGTCCAGGCTATGATGAAGGTTTTGCTTTACGCGGTGACCTggtgtggaaggacctgaagtcctggaggcctggagacagagtccaggtctctctgcagtgaaatagttcccagttgaactccttcaataaagttcagtaatccagcaaacagcaacattatagatgagaaacagcacgactcagatcttcctgcagaaaccacacactgcagagaaagtctctggaaacacttggctccattttattggattagtcaagtttgatgtgaacgttggtttgtttaaagacttttacaggatgacgtcagtgttttatgttttatgttttaatatttagtttctgctttttcatatgtttgtaaatgtttatataatGAAGACATATATGATCATTTATGAACCAGATGCTGAAATAAATTTTGAGTTTTACCTTGAGAACCTTGAATGTGattgcagtttaaaaaataaagacatacttttgtttttattgacgGGTATGTGTGATAAAGACTTCTACTTAAAACCTTTTGCAACCTTCAGAATTTTCTCTATACAATTATtataactgtgtgtttgttttttcaagaaCATGAGCTAATATCACATATCAGTGAGGAGCACCTATTGTTTCAGTGTCAGGCTCTTATTGGCTGAactctaaaaacaaacatccacaaCCAGAAAATCAGCCGTCAACCGAGAGTCTCATACTTTCactttttcaaaattaaatcaaactctgtttatgtagcacctttcatacaaataaaaatcccttCCCTCCGAGCCAGGGCCAACCCCACAGgatcagaaacaggaaacactagagttttaaactgtgaatattaaaattcagtttgttcatggacattttttctcactgacacaaaagatattaaaaataaattcaacctGCAAGCAGAGATGAAGAGGCCTCACGCCCTCCTGACTGAGCTGGACTCTTAACAATATTGAAGCAGATTCTACAAAGTCTGTAGAAAAAGTTTGTTAAAATACGACACctgaaaatggacaaaatgacCGACTTCCTGTGGAGTTTAGAGCATGGATCCAGGAGAAATATTTGTACCTCTTGGAGGATACATACAGATAGTTTAAGGATGTTTCAGACATGTCAAGGtgatttttagacatttttcatgggTTTGCAAAAGTCCAATGTTGGAAAATTCCTAAAAACAGTTTATAAAGATGTCTAACTCCATGTTGGTTTCACGGCTACTGAAATGTATCAAGTAAAAGATTTGTAGAGCATATTAAAGTatgccttttttaaacaaagtaaaatggCTGACTTCCTGTTTAATACGTTGTCATATTGacccatgtctgagtgactgaaacatggaggaaaatgtagcatttcagaCCTGCTGCTGTTCCCTATGATTTACAAAGTGTAACCAGATGCACAACAAATTCTAAGTCAGTCTGGGCCAGAAGACCACATGCCTCAGAACATTTATCCCCTCTTGTTTAAGAGCAGCTAATCTATCCATTATGTTAGAGCTAAAAAGGGACATGTTGGAGCGCTCTTGTGCTGCCGTACATCTCCCTTTGTAGAGCGAGCCATTTGAGGCCCACATATGATCCAGAAGTGAAAACATAGAGACTCTGTAACAAAGCAAATAGCTCCTCTGCCTCTGGGACAGCTTTGACAGCATCAACTAGCACTAAATTCAGACAGCGTGTACTGCAGTGAACTGCAGTGACTTTCCAGTAAGTGGAGTATTTTTTCTATAATCCCTGAAGCATCAAGCCTCTCTGCACATTCAAAATGTAGGAAACTCTCCTGAATGGCTCCATTGTAATAGTAACAGAgtatgaaaaaaatctgttcttaATTTGACGGATCTTTTGTTTCATCTGCCCGTGACACTGaaaaattcattatttttttacttcttcaaCGATTTCTGACCAAACAATCAAGCACCTCATTCTGAATTGTTTTACTTGTATAATTTGCATTATGAATAGTGGCCAATCTGTGTTTAACAACCACATCATGATTGTGTCCAGAGTTTCCCTGAAGTTGCCTTTGTTGTTAGATTCCTCAGATTCATCATATCGTCTCTGTGATATGTTTTGACTAGTTGTAAGCAACAGCTCTTCACCAATTGTTTCAACgtattctctctctttgtctgcaCTGAAAAACCTTCGTCTCTTTcagtggctttttttccccagtttctAAAACCCAGTGGTGAGTCACATACAGTCACTCATAGATTTGCTGGGCTAAAATGGTGGAATGCATAGCAAAAGACTGAGCCCCTCATCACAGAATATTGAATCCAGGGGTGGATTTCATACCAGCTGGGCCTGAAACTGCGCCTCCTGTCCCCCATCACTGTGGTAGGGAAGGTCTTCAGATGTGGCTGCACATGGACTTGCTGATATCTGGAGAAAGATGAAAACAGTAAACATGAGAGTGAAACTGAGAACAATAGTAATtcataattattaatttatctcgtctatttattaattatttttcaagaCAGACTTCACACTTTACATGGACAGGGTATATGAATGGTAATTAGGCCTACactgcttacacacacacacacacacacacacacgtgttca harbors:
- the LOC125005891 gene encoding lamin-A-like, whose protein sequence is MWLSFSHATQLQLNGTRNKIYKLKEKKKKLQKELETRNKEMEETKDKNSSSSDSQETLRDVTAVVGSDCNFISVMNWSDQDKPLGGRQLKVQINNNEPITYTFDPSVELKAGKSVTLYRPGYDEGFALRGDLVWKDLKSWRPGDRVQVSLQ